A region of Paenibacillus thiaminolyticus DNA encodes the following proteins:
- a CDS encoding FeoB small GTPase domain-containing protein, producing MSGYRIALAGNPNTGKSTLFNTLTGMRQHTGNWAGKTVMMAEGEFEHQGTPFRIIDLPGTYSLYSNSADEEVARDYIIFDNPDVTVVVLDATSLERNLNLALQVIEMTNRVVLCINLIDEAKRLGVRIDIDAISRRLGVPVVAISARSRIGIPQLLDQIEQVASGKLVPQPPQIQYSDHIERKIAELEPAIREQLGDRYPARWIALRLLDNDEKLLQTMKKRMKEDQTVTVKETVQYGYTACH from the coding sequence ATGAGCGGATATCGAATTGCCCTCGCCGGTAACCCAAATACAGGCAAGAGCACGTTGTTCAATACATTGACAGGGATGCGTCAGCATACCGGGAACTGGGCAGGCAAGACCGTCATGATGGCGGAAGGAGAATTCGAGCATCAGGGCACGCCGTTCCGCATTATCGATCTTCCGGGAACCTATTCCCTCTATTCGAATTCGGCCGATGAGGAAGTCGCCCGGGACTATATTATATTTGATAATCCGGACGTGACGGTCGTCGTTCTCGACGCGACCTCACTGGAGCGGAACTTGAATCTGGCCCTGCAGGTGATCGAGATGACGAACCGCGTCGTCCTCTGCATCAACCTGATTGACGAAGCGAAGCGTCTTGGCGTCCGCATCGATATCGATGCGATCTCCCGCAGGCTGGGCGTGCCTGTCGTCGCCATCTCGGCGCGCAGCCGGATTGGCATTCCCCAGCTGCTCGACCAGATCGAGCAGGTCGCCTCAGGCAAGCTCGTGCCTCAGCCGCCGCAGATTCAATACAGCGATCATATAGAACGCAAGATTGCTGAACTGGAGCCGGCGATACGCGAGCAGCTTGGCGACCGTTATCCGGCCCGGTGGATCGCATTGCGGCTGCTGGATAATGACGAGAAGCTGCTTCAGACAATGAAGAAGCGGATGAAGGAAGACCAGACGGTGACAGTGAAGGAGACGGTACAATATGGCTACACCGCTTGCCACTAA
- a CDS encoding FeoA family protein: MSTTERALAQADTGSRLRLSRIEVEGVLRRRLLDLGFVPGNTVEVLQRSPLGDPVAFRVNNTTIALRREESTRIYGEIIGGEDE, from the coding sequence ATGTCAACTACAGAGAGAGCTTTGGCACAAGCGGATACGGGCAGCCGACTGCGTCTCTCCCGCATCGAAGTGGAAGGAGTGCTGCGCCGGCGGCTTCTTGATCTCGGGTTTGTGCCGGGCAATACGGTCGAGGTGCTGCAGCGCAGCCCGCTCGGGGATCCGGTCGCGTTCCGCGTGAACAATACGACCATCGCGCTTCGCAGAGAAGAGAGCACGCGCATATACGGGGAGATTATTGGAGGTGAGGATGAATGA
- a CDS encoding DsbA family protein gives MQNKSSMNKRVLAAGAVVLVLLLIWLAASLAGTSVREEGQPSASSASPAVPEEELNYDRQPVMGDRNAPIRIVEFGDYKCPACKRWTELVLSQLDEEFIADGTAAFYYIHYPFLAPDSELAAVAGEILYHMDESAFWTYHKRINELQGDKSEAWANESFLTRLVERDIPSVDAEQFRADLKELKHLDTVKADMEIARKFKIGGTPTILVNGQEVEDISYEGMREAILSELSRQQAQASK, from the coding sequence TTGCAGAACAAATCCTCCATGAACAAGAGAGTCCTGGCGGCCGGCGCCGTGGTGCTTGTGCTGCTGCTCATATGGCTGGCGGCAAGTCTGGCCGGGACGTCCGTCCGCGAGGAAGGACAGCCGTCCGCATCGTCAGCTTCCCCGGCGGTTCCGGAAGAGGAACTGAATTATGATCGCCAGCCCGTGATGGGAGACCGGAACGCTCCGATCCGCATCGTTGAATTCGGTGATTACAAATGCCCGGCATGCAAACGCTGGACCGAGCTCGTGCTGTCGCAACTGGATGAGGAATTTATCGCAGACGGTACCGCCGCCTTCTACTATATCCATTATCCGTTTCTGGCTCCGGATTCGGAGCTGGCAGCCGTCGCGGGAGAGATACTGTACCATATGGACGAATCCGCGTTCTGGACATACCACAAGCGTATCAATGAGCTTCAGGGCGACAAGAGCGAGGCTTGGGCGAACGAATCGTTCCTTACCCGTCTCGTAGAGCGGGACATTCCGTCTGTCGATGCCGAACAGTTCCGAGCCGATCTGAAGGAGCTGAAGCATCTCGATACGGTAAAGGCCGATATGGAGATTGCCCGCAAGTTCAAGATTGGCGGCACGCCGACGATATTGGTGAACGGGCAAGAGGTCGAGGATATTTCTTACGAGGGGATGCGGGAAGCGATCTTGTCGGAGTTGAGCCGGCAACAAGCCCAGGCATCCAAATAG
- a CDS encoding DUF1232 domain-containing protein codes for MNQADNVSQFGDQLKSLLKERSLSMRKLSEQTGIDTATISRMANGKQAVKPEYIHRIASVLAVPAERLYRAAGYSVGAEPDGRTDMHASVDAIQQVLGHSNLYEPEFSTERVRQELMKCERYARTEEGKRLIHQDFEEKVSKVSGEGPFIEQLRDMYACFCDPMVSEEEKAVLGSALLYFILSVDIIPDYVFPIGYLDDAIAVNMALERLRAMAGTVPAQRNAGSSAPAAELPDDGA; via the coding sequence ATGAATCAGGCGGATAACGTATCGCAATTCGGCGATCAGTTGAAATCATTGCTCAAGGAGCGCTCCCTATCGATGCGCAAATTAAGCGAGCAGACGGGAATTGATACGGCGACCATCTCCCGGATGGCTAACGGGAAGCAGGCGGTCAAGCCGGAATATATTCACCGCATCGCGTCCGTTCTCGCCGTTCCGGCTGAGCGTCTGTACCGGGCGGCAGGCTATTCCGTCGGGGCGGAGCCGGACGGAAGGACGGATATGCATGCCTCTGTCGATGCGATTCAACAAGTGCTCGGGCATTCGAACCTCTATGAGCCGGAGTTCAGCACCGAACGGGTGCGGCAGGAATTGATGAAATGCGAGCGGTATGCCCGCACCGAGGAAGGCAAGCGATTGATTCATCAAGATTTCGAGGAAAAAGTGAGCAAGGTGAGCGGAGAAGGCCCGTTCATTGAGCAACTGCGCGACATGTATGCATGCTTTTGTGACCCCATGGTATCGGAGGAAGAAAAAGCGGTGCTCGGCAGCGCTCTGCTATATTTCATCCTGTCTGTCGATATTATCCCGGACTATGTATTTCCGATTGGTTATCTTGATGACGCGATTGCGGTCAATATGGCGCTCGAACGGTTGCGCGCCATGGCCGGCACGGTACCAGCGCAGAGGAATGCCGGCAGCAGCGCTCCGGCCGCCGAATTGCCGGATGACGGCGCTTAG
- a CDS encoding GNAT family N-acetyltransferase, with product MLRSLTTTELDALLGHVSKDEHFLYYTYLTTRRSRSVHYGHFSEEGELLGVLAYLRGMPFHAFSVLPLSDRFAMDSLVKRIQADAMLPSGAEGSFILSEEVRRRLEPQLHSVIHYRPLMTMMHPDPRSLPTSNGQVVPLKPEHKESIVERMREFQSIAFTEEELQYPCVGIFEDDELVAVGGYHVYSAEAAELGNIGTIASRRGRGYGAKITAELARTAARLTSYVLLEVFNDNEPAIRLYRSLGFEQVNQLYMTSFRLPVLAERA from the coding sequence TTGCTGCGAAGTCTTACAACGACCGAATTGGATGCCTTGCTGGGGCATGTCAGCAAGGATGAGCATTTTTTGTATTATACCTATTTGACCACGCGGCGTTCCCGTTCGGTTCACTATGGTCATTTTTCAGAGGAAGGCGAGTTGTTGGGCGTGCTGGCCTATTTGCGCGGAATGCCGTTCCATGCGTTCTCGGTGCTGCCGCTCAGCGACAGGTTCGCCATGGATTCGCTAGTGAAGCGGATTCAGGCGGATGCAATGCTCCCGTCAGGAGCGGAAGGAAGCTTCATTTTGAGCGAAGAAGTGAGGCGGCGATTGGAACCGCAATTGCATTCGGTTATCCATTACCGGCCGCTGATGACGATGATGCACCCGGATCCAAGATCGCTGCCGACGTCTAACGGACAGGTCGTCCCGTTGAAGCCGGAGCATAAGGAGAGCATTGTCGAGCGGATGCGGGAATTTCAATCGATTGCCTTTACGGAGGAGGAGCTCCAATATCCATGCGTCGGCATCTTCGAAGACGATGAACTGGTGGCAGTCGGCGGCTACCATGTGTACAGCGCGGAGGCGGCGGAATTGGGGAACATCGGCACCATCGCTTCGCGGCGGGGACGGGGATATGGCGCGAAAATAACGGCGGAACTGGCCCGGACGGCTGCCCGGCTGACCTCATACGTTCTGCTGGAAGTGTTCAATGATAACGAGCCTGCCATCCGCCTCTATCGCTCCCTTGGCTTCGAGCAGGTGAATCAGCTCTATATGACGAGCTTCCGCTTGCCTGTCTTGGCGGAACGTGCTTGA
- a CDS encoding nucleoside recognition domain-containing protein, producing the protein MATPLATNSPDSLDSLLSMAKNLTNGSEVRDDIVGDIYKTTHSICREAVRYEDKKKLESTYRLDKIVTSPIWGFPIMLAILGAVFWITIAGANVPSAMLFDLFNMIEGYLTAGFEALHAPAWLHGVLILGFFRGTAWVVSVMLPPMAIFFPVFALLENFGYLPRVAFNMDRLFKKSGGHGKQALTMSMGFGCNAAAILSTRIIESPRERMLAILTNNFVPCNGRWPTLILLSSLFMVSAGLGSGMQTLVTASVVMGMVMIGVAVTFTVSWVLSKTALRGVPTHYTLELPPYRKPQFAKTVLLASRDKSLNVLTRAIIVAAPAGIITWILGNIFVGGDSVLNHMAGFFQPFAHALGLDGFILMAFILGLPANEIVLPILLMGYLSTGALVDADGMDNIKDIFLNHGWTWLTALNMMLFSLLHYPCGTTLFNIYKETKSVKWTVLSALIPLAIAIAVTFTTAQLARAFGWV; encoded by the coding sequence ATGGCTACACCGCTTGCCACTAATTCCCCCGACTCACTTGATTCGCTCTTGTCGATGGCCAAGAACCTGACGAACGGCAGCGAAGTCCGGGACGATATCGTCGGGGATATTTATAAGACGACGCACAGCATTTGCCGGGAAGCGGTCCGTTACGAAGATAAGAAGAAGCTGGAAAGCACGTACCGGCTCGACAAAATCGTCACCTCCCCGATTTGGGGATTCCCGATTATGCTGGCGATCCTGGGCGCTGTCTTCTGGATTACGATTGCGGGAGCGAACGTGCCTTCCGCCATGCTCTTTGACTTGTTCAATATGATCGAAGGCTACTTGACCGCCGGCTTCGAAGCGCTTCATGCGCCGGCATGGCTGCATGGCGTACTCATTCTCGGTTTCTTCCGCGGCACGGCCTGGGTCGTCAGCGTCATGCTGCCGCCGATGGCCATCTTTTTCCCGGTCTTCGCCCTGCTGGAGAACTTCGGCTACTTGCCGCGCGTCGCCTTCAACATGGACCGCCTGTTCAAGAAATCGGGCGGGCATGGCAAGCAGGCGCTGACGATGTCGATGGGATTCGGCTGTAACGCCGCAGCTATTTTATCTACCCGGATTATCGAATCGCCGCGTGAGCGGATGCTTGCCATCTTGACGAACAACTTCGTGCCCTGCAACGGACGCTGGCCAACCCTGATTCTGCTGTCCTCCCTCTTCATGGTGTCGGCGGGACTCGGTTCCGGCATGCAGACGCTCGTTACGGCCTCGGTCGTCATGGGCATGGTCATGATCGGTGTCGCCGTCACATTTACCGTATCGTGGGTCTTGTCCAAGACCGCCCTGCGCGGGGTGCCGACCCATTATACGCTGGAGCTGCCTCCGTACCGGAAGCCGCAGTTCGCGAAGACAGTTCTGCTCGCATCGCGGGATAAGTCGCTCAATGTGCTGACGCGTGCCATCATCGTGGCTGCGCCTGCCGGAATCATCACCTGGATTTTGGGCAATATTTTTGTCGGCGGAGACAGCGTGCTCAATCATATGGCGGGCTTTTTCCAGCCGTTCGCCCATGCGCTCGGACTGGACGGCTTCATCCTGATGGCCTTCATTCTCGGCCTTCCTGCGAATGAGATCGTGCTTCCGATTCTGCTGATGGGATACTTGTCCACCGGCGCGTTGGTCGATGCAGACGGCATGGACAATATCAAGGACATCTTCCTGAACCATGGCTGGACCTGGCTGACGGCGCTGAATATGATGCTGTTCTCCCTGCTCCATTATCCATGCGGCACGACGCTGTTCAATATTTACAAAGAGACGAAGAGCGTGAAGTGGACCGTACTGTCCGCTCTCATCCCCCTCGCCATCGCGATAGCCGTCACCTTTACAACGGCTCAACTGGCAAGAGCGTTCGGCTGGGTATAA
- a CDS encoding aldo/keto reductase: MNKIPIQQRGLAASRLVLGCMGLGGGWNDEPITEMHLAAAHAAVEAALEAGINMFDHADIYTRGKAEQVFGQVLKERPELRERIVLQSKCGIRFADNGIPGRYDFSKEHILRSVDGSLQRLGVEYLDILLFHRPDPLMEPEEVAEAMSALKSAGKVRAFGVSNMSAGQIRLLQTYSKEPFIVNQLEMSLAKIGWLDQSVHVNQNAAKEDTFPEGTLEYCRLENIQIQAWAPLAQGVFSGRDLSDLPASIRETAGLVQAMANEKDTTPEAIILAWLMRHPAGIQPVIGTANPERIRACGEAVNITLTREEWYTLYVSSRGRALP, from the coding sequence ATGAATAAGATCCCGATTCAACAACGCGGACTCGCGGCAAGCCGGCTTGTGCTCGGATGCATGGGTCTCGGAGGAGGCTGGAATGACGAGCCGATAACGGAGATGCATCTCGCGGCGGCGCACGCTGCGGTCGAAGCCGCCCTGGAGGCGGGCATCAATATGTTCGACCATGCCGATATTTATACGAGAGGCAAGGCGGAGCAAGTATTCGGCCAAGTGCTGAAGGAACGGCCGGAATTGAGAGAGCGCATCGTGCTGCAATCCAAATGCGGCATCCGCTTCGCTGACAATGGCATTCCGGGACGCTATGATTTTTCGAAGGAGCATATTTTGCGGAGCGTCGACGGAAGCTTGCAGCGATTGGGCGTCGAATATCTCGACATTCTGCTTTTCCACCGTCCAGATCCATTGATGGAGCCGGAAGAGGTCGCTGAAGCGATGTCGGCATTGAAGTCTGCGGGGAAAGTGCGGGCCTTCGGCGTCTCGAACATGAGCGCCGGCCAGATTCGCCTGCTCCAGACATACAGCAAGGAGCCTTTCATTGTCAATCAGTTGGAGATGAGTCTGGCCAAAATCGGCTGGCTCGATCAAAGCGTTCACGTGAACCAAAATGCCGCCAAGGAAGATACTTTCCCGGAAGGTACGCTGGAGTACTGCCGTCTTGAAAATATTCAAATTCAAGCTTGGGCCCCGCTTGCGCAAGGCGTCTTCTCGGGCCGGGATCTCTCCGATCTGCCGGCTTCGATCCGCGAGACGGCCGGGCTCGTGCAGGCGATGGCCAATGAGAAGGACACGACGCCGGAAGCGATCATCCTCGCCTGGCTGATGCGCCATCCGGCCGGAATCCAGCCGGTTATCGGCACGGCCAATCCAGAGCGAATCCGGGCCTGCGGCGAAGCGGTGAACATCACCCTGACACGTGAAGAGTGGTACACCCTGTATGTGAGCTCCAGAGGCAGAGCGCTGCCGTAA
- a CDS encoding S8 family serine peptidase, which produces MRPHSFRKLMSLVLSALLLAGMVFPGVSGATEKMDWSASETKQQLQSQIKDQIATKLQLPRSSELNLSDVTPQNFVPPSDSSDIITVIVELQNEPLKVAEAQAANTYSLFANDVESDIRQEHQQFRTALNQLDASIRYEFNNVFNGFSISIPANKVDDLLTIPGVKAVFPNVEIQAIPNEPSAYGDSTYMHKSAPHIGAKHLWEDLGLKGKGIKVGVLDTGVDYKHPSLKDAFKGGYDFVLGKPDPMETEPDKSKPIIDGKEYHTTHGTHVAGTIVGRGNYDNPGDSGKVRGVAPEADLYAYRVLGPYGRGSSENIVRGIERAVYEDQLDVINLSLGADYNFQYTAHSVALDNATKAGVVVVVAAGNAGPKPLTLGSPGGAHAAISVAASYPPVLTPVFEVGGLNKKFFSQLATSSPVLPVDTPLEAVYAGFGKPDDYKNKAVKGKLVVVSRGDISFGDKSRNAKKAGAAALIIFNNEAGELAATLGEGDADEFAPTYTISQADGLILKNYIASGSVKKVVRTDVEEKDMLGSFSSRGPALPDYTIKPDIAAPGVGILSSVPAWDDNYENAYGSSQGTSMASPHIAGAAALLVEYSRKNNLDLTPDEIKTLMMNNAVDLKDRTGELYKLTEQGAGRVDLKRSVEAPAIALVQETANVAVKDKPDVPFVYETGSLSFGPASPDTSLTKTIQLKRVGDRDQNYSIRVDWPDAGGTLTPSVNTVSPEQSFDVTLQLPTKADGNYEGHVILTGDGGHEIRLPASVYVGKQFEVPAIGEIEISPMIFAPKGHPDHNTTKVSIQVNKKITDFKLTVLDLNGQEIGDAHVNTSEQNPGILPVDWDGSLVGDNSVTPKDGLYYMVPVVKGEHLDKLRTLFLIDSTPPQVKIDEPVIRVDNPQERKGKITGTVYDSIVDYVNSPIQDLIEMKAVNKETNEEYEVTINSYGIFTIDIPHLKDGLNQVDIYAWDYVKNGYETPSRTISFDFDPDAVYANVKTEKKQAFTGDEFKVDIGFSVTEAVYSTSYALVYDASLTDVRVEPSVTFVTYTQKHYPDVEIDFDYETIELTDKLKAIVATTSMPPTAAYSGDGTFGTVVFSSSDPGAYKFLLFKLELESIDPVKLVYGAPDWIEIVDAPKPPDPDPEPKPEPKPEPGPSSGGSSSSSSYSSTPSQPAGKTLKSGTFTVTEKDGKKQGLLLVSSTAISSQLDDKEATEVKVDISDIAWNDVNLSDIRITRVLAEKLTASGKALLLSGKDFEVLIPAESLVDFIGKNGDLTLRLALAPLTEGEQASVLRQVASGLTVQGEKETVTKPIRIGLKWSSSAVKDARKVGVYSKDSKEAWTYYAPGVRWDKDGVRFTTASLGAYTAQEFNKTFEDIRTHWSKDKVELAAAHQLIEGKGSQNTFKPNDLVTQAEFASLLDRLTGSGKTWNDRIAEPGARDPLTREKMVVMLVQALQLKTDDAPALGFADQAKIGADARAAVAVAVSRGYIKGMGGNKFSPEGTSTRAQAATVLALVLLDLQSES; this is translated from the coding sequence TTGAGACCACATTCATTCCGCAAACTCATGTCTTTGGTCCTTAGCGCCTTGCTGCTTGCCGGCATGGTCTTTCCGGGAGTATCGGGCGCAACTGAAAAAATGGACTGGTCCGCATCCGAGACGAAGCAACAACTCCAAAGCCAAATCAAGGATCAGATCGCAACCAAACTGCAACTCCCTCGCAGCTCCGAACTTAACTTATCAGACGTAACACCGCAAAATTTTGTACCGCCTTCTGACAGCAGCGACATTATTACTGTTATCGTAGAACTGCAAAATGAACCATTGAAAGTAGCAGAAGCTCAGGCCGCGAATACATACTCTTTGTTCGCCAACGATGTGGAAAGCGATATCCGGCAAGAGCATCAGCAATTCCGCACCGCACTTAACCAGCTAGATGCCTCAATCCGTTACGAGTTCAACAATGTATTTAATGGATTTTCGATCAGTATCCCGGCCAATAAAGTTGATGATTTGTTGACGATTCCTGGCGTGAAGGCCGTCTTCCCGAACGTGGAAATCCAAGCGATTCCGAACGAGCCAAGCGCTTATGGCGATAGCACCTATATGCATAAAAGTGCACCCCATATCGGAGCAAAACACTTGTGGGAGGATCTCGGCTTAAAGGGAAAAGGCATCAAAGTCGGGGTGCTTGACACAGGGGTTGATTACAAGCATCCGAGTCTAAAAGATGCCTTTAAGGGCGGGTACGATTTTGTTCTCGGTAAACCTGATCCGATGGAGACAGAACCGGATAAATCAAAGCCCATTATCGACGGAAAAGAATATCATACGACCCATGGCACCCATGTCGCAGGAACGATTGTCGGGAGAGGGAATTACGATAATCCCGGCGATAGCGGCAAAGTACGCGGCGTCGCTCCAGAGGCAGACCTGTATGCTTATCGCGTTCTCGGGCCATATGGCAGAGGATCTTCGGAGAACATTGTACGCGGCATCGAGCGTGCCGTTTATGAAGATCAGTTAGATGTCATCAATCTGTCGCTCGGCGCCGATTACAACTTCCAATATACCGCGCATTCCGTGGCGCTGGACAATGCAACCAAGGCCGGTGTCGTCGTAGTCGTCGCTGCGGGCAATGCCGGACCAAAGCCGCTCACGCTGGGAAGTCCGGGAGGAGCCCATGCGGCCATATCCGTTGCCGCCTCTTACCCGCCGGTCCTGACCCCCGTGTTTGAGGTCGGGGGCCTAAATAAGAAGTTTTTCTCGCAGCTAGCTACTTCATCCCCGGTACTGCCCGTTGATACACCGCTTGAAGCGGTCTATGCCGGATTTGGAAAGCCAGATGATTATAAAAACAAAGCAGTAAAGGGTAAACTTGTGGTCGTCTCCCGCGGCGACATCAGCTTCGGGGACAAATCGAGAAACGCCAAAAAAGCCGGAGCCGCCGCGCTCATCATTTTCAACAACGAAGCTGGCGAACTGGCCGCGACTCTTGGCGAAGGGGACGCCGATGAATTCGCTCCTACCTACACCATTTCGCAAGCCGACGGACTTATCTTGAAAAATTATATTGCGTCAGGCTCGGTAAAGAAGGTTGTCCGAACCGATGTCGAGGAGAAAGATATGCTCGGCTCCTTCAGCTCCCGCGGCCCTGCGCTGCCGGACTATACGATCAAGCCGGACATTGCCGCGCCGGGCGTTGGCATCTTGTCATCCGTGCCAGCCTGGGACGACAACTACGAGAATGCGTACGGAAGTTCGCAAGGCACGAGCATGGCTTCACCGCATATCGCGGGAGCTGCCGCATTGCTCGTGGAGTATTCCCGCAAGAATAACCTTGATCTGACTCCGGACGAGATCAAAACGCTCATGATGAATAATGCCGTAGATCTGAAGGATCGTACGGGGGAACTGTATAAACTGACGGAGCAAGGTGCAGGCCGGGTTGATCTGAAGCGCAGCGTCGAGGCTCCAGCAATCGCTTTGGTGCAAGAGACTGCGAACGTCGCGGTAAAAGATAAACCCGACGTACCGTTCGTGTATGAAACGGGCAGCCTCTCGTTCGGTCCTGCCTCCCCAGACACTTCGTTAACGAAGACGATCCAGCTGAAAAGAGTTGGCGACAGAGACCAGAACTACTCGATTCGGGTGGATTGGCCAGACGCTGGGGGAACATTAACACCTAGTGTGAACACCGTGAGCCCGGAGCAATCATTTGACGTAACATTACAGCTTCCGACGAAGGCCGATGGGAATTACGAGGGCCATGTCATTTTGACAGGCGACGGCGGCCACGAGATCAGACTTCCTGCGAGCGTGTATGTCGGCAAACAATTTGAGGTGCCCGCTATCGGGGAGATTGAGATTAGTCCCATGATATTTGCGCCGAAAGGGCATCCCGATCATAATACGACAAAGGTAAGCATCCAGGTCAACAAGAAAATCACCGATTTCAAATTAACTGTCCTGGATTTGAATGGCCAAGAAATCGGGGATGCGCACGTAAATACATCCGAACAAAACCCGGGCATTTTGCCTGTCGATTGGGACGGAAGTCTGGTTGGGGACAATTCCGTCACTCCGAAAGACGGTTTATATTATATGGTGCCTGTTGTTAAAGGCGAACATTTGGATAAACTGCGCACTCTTTTCCTGATCGATAGTACGCCTCCTCAAGTCAAGATTGATGAGCCGGTGATTCGGGTAGATAATCCGCAGGAACGCAAAGGAAAAATTACAGGGACTGTCTATGACTCAATTGTGGACTATGTGAATTCCCCAATTCAGGATCTCATAGAGATGAAGGCCGTCAACAAGGAGACAAATGAAGAATATGAGGTCACAATTAATTCATACGGTATCTTCACCATCGACATCCCGCATCTGAAGGACGGACTCAATCAAGTTGACATTTATGCATGGGATTACGTCAAGAACGGATATGAGACCCCGTCCCGGACAATTTCGTTTGACTTTGATCCAGATGCAGTCTATGCCAATGTGAAAACAGAGAAAAAACAAGCGTTTACCGGAGACGAGTTCAAGGTAGATATCGGCTTCTCTGTCACTGAAGCAGTATACTCAACATCTTATGCATTGGTTTATGATGCATCATTAACAGATGTTCGCGTCGAGCCTAGCGTTACTTTTGTAACCTATACCCAGAAGCACTATCCTGACGTGGAAATTGATTTTGATTACGAGACCATCGAACTTACCGATAAGTTGAAGGCTATCGTGGCGACAACCAGCATGCCTCCAACTGCGGCGTACTCGGGAGACGGCACCTTTGGCACCGTAGTTTTCTCCAGCAGTGATCCTGGAGCCTACAAGTTCTTGCTATTTAAATTGGAGCTTGAAAGTATTGATCCTGTAAAACTTGTATACGGAGCGCCGGACTGGATTGAGATAGTGGACGCACCGAAACCACCGGACCCAGATCCAGAACCTAAACCGGAACCAAAGCCGGAACCTGGCCCAAGCTCAGGCGGCTCGTCTTCCAGCAGCTCCTACTCCTCCACTCCATCGCAGCCGGCCGGGAAGACCTTGAAATCGGGTACCTTCACGGTAACCGAGAAGGATGGCAAGAAGCAGGGATTGCTGCTTGTATCTTCGACTGCGATTAGCTCGCAGTTGGACGACAAGGAAGCGACTGAAGTGAAGGTGGATATTTCGGATATCGCTTGGAATGATGTCAATCTGTCAGATATCCGGATTACCCGCGTGCTGGCGGAGAAGCTTACCGCTTCGGGCAAGGCACTGCTGCTGTCCGGGAAAGACTTTGAAGTGCTCATTCCAGCAGAGTCGCTCGTTGACTTTATCGGAAAAAATGGAGATCTGACCTTACGCCTGGCGCTGGCGCCGCTGACGGAAGGAGAGCAAGCGTCCGTACTGAGACAGGTCGCTTCGGGACTGACCGTCCAAGGGGAGAAGGAGACCGTAACGAAGCCGATCCGAATCGGTCTGAAATGGAGCTCCTCCGCCGTAAAGGATGCCCGCAAAGTAGGCGTCTACAGCAAGGATTCAAAGGAAGCGTGGACGTACTACGCGCCTGGCGTTCGCTGGGATAAGGACGGCGTCCGCTTCACTACGGCGTCGCTCGGAGCCTATACGGCGCAGGAATTCAACAAGACGTTCGAAGATATTCGTACGCATTGGTCCAAAGATAAGGTCGAGCTCGCAGCCGCTCACCAGTTGATCGAAGGCAAGGGCAGCCAGAATACGTTCAAGCCGAACGATCTGGTGACCCAAGCGGAATTCGCCTCGCTGCTCGATCGTCTTACCGGTTCCGGCAAGACCTGGAACGACCGTATTGCCGAGCCGGGTGCGCGTGACCCGCTGACACGCGAGAAAATGGTTGTCATGCTGGTGCAGGCGCTGCAGCTAAAGACCGATGACGCTCCGGCGCTCGGTTTTGCCGACCAGGCGAAGATCGGTGCCGATGCCCGCGCCGCCGTTGCGGTTGCGGTAAGCCGCGGCTATATTAAAGGCATGGGCGGCAACAAGTTCTCTCCAGAGGGAACATCAACCCGTGCCCAAGCAGCCACGGTGCTCGCCCTCGTGCTGCTCGATCTGCAATCGGAATCGTAA